TCGTTCTCCCAGACCGCCGCGCGTTCCTGAGCCGGCACGGAGAACACCGGGTTGGCCGTCGCGCCAATCGGCGGCCAACCCGGTGATTGCCACCGTGACAGCTCATGAAAAGCCTGTTCCCGGCGGCTCTTGAGGTGCGGAGACCTCAAGTCTGTTGAGGACGGAGGGTGATGGTGTCCGGACGCCCTCCAGGTGTCCGGACACCATCACCACTTTTCCCGGGATGGCCACTGGGATCCGCCGACAGAATCCAGGAGCTACCGGCTACCGAAAACCGGCTGTCGGTAGCGGGAGAGCGGAGTGCCTCTTGCCCGCCGGTGACATCTTTTGTCCGGCGGAATGGTATCGGGCTGCGTATCGCGCGGACAGCGGCAGGGGCTGTCTCCGGCGGGTCCGGCTGTTCAGTCGATGGTGACGACGACGGAGGGCCAGCCGCTGGCTCCGTCGGGAACTGTGCCGGTGCGCTTCTCCGTCTGGACCCGGCCGCCGCGTTCGGTGGCGCGGACGGTCAGGGTGTGGCTGCCGGAGGTCGCCTTCCACGGGTAGGACCACTGCCGCCAGGTGTCGATCGTGGCTTCGGTCGCGAGGTCGGCGTCCTGCCAGGGTCCGTCGTCGACCCGTACCTGCACACGGTCGATGCCGCGGTGCTGGGCCCAGGCGACCCCGGCGACCATCACCGTCCCGGCCTCGGAGCGGGACAGCGGCTTGGGTACGTCGATCCGCGACTCCGTCTTGATGGGAGCCTTGCGGGCCCAGGTGCGCTTGACCCAGTACGGGTCGTAGTCGGCGAAGGTGGTGAGCTCGATGTCCTCGATCCACTTGCAGGCCGAGACGTACCCGTACAGGCCCGGGATGATCATGCGGACGGGGAAGCCGTGGGTGAAGGGCAGCGGCTGCCCGTTCATCCCGACCGCCAGCATCGCGTCACGCCCGTCCATGGCGGCCTCCACCGGGGAGCCCAGCGTCATACCGTCGACGGAGCGAGAGACGAGCTGATCGGCGGGACCACCCTTCGAGGGAGGTCTGACACCGGCTTCGGCCAGCACGTCGGCCAGCCGTACGCCCAGCCACCGTGCGTTGCCGACGTACGGCCCGCCGACCTCGTTGGATACGCAGGTCAAGGTGATGTCCCGCTCGATCAGTTCACGCCGCAGCAGGTCCTCGAAGGTGAGGGTGACCGGGCGGGTGACACCCTTGCCGTGGATGCGCAGCCGCCAGGTGTCGGCGTCCACCTTCGGCACGACCAGCGCTGTGTCGACGCGGTAGAACGCCTTGTTCGACGTGGTGAAGCGGCTGATACCCGGAACCTTGAGCTGAGTGCCGGGCGGCAGCGGAGGCGCGGGCGAAGCCGGTGCGGGCAGTCTCACCGCGTTCCGTGACTTGACCGCCGCTTGCGAGGCGTTGCCGGTGAGGTAGCGGCCGAGCGCTCCCACGCCGAGGGAGGTGACCGCCGCCGCCGAGGCGCCGATGACGAACCCGCGGCGGTCCCAGCCCGCTCCGCGATCAGGGTCCGCCGTGGTCCTGCCGGCGCGAGGTGGCTGGGTGAGCCGCCCGATGAGGTAGTAGAGCAGCGCCGCTGCCACCACGGCGCCGACCACCGAGGGGAGCGCGTCGGTGAACCCCGACGAGTCCGGCCGGGTCAGCGCGGCGGCCGCGCCGATCACCCCGAAGATCAGGACCCCTGCGGCGCCGGCCCGCCGGAACCGGAGTGCCACCACGCCCAGCACGATGGCCAACGCGGCCAGCGCGGCGAGAATCCCCAGTTGGAGGACCAGTTTGTCGTCCTCGCCGAAGTGGCGGATCGCCCAGTCCTTCACCGGCGTCGGCGTACGGTCGACCACCGCCCCGCCGACCGCTGTGAGCGGCCCGGCCTCCGGGCGGACGGCGACGGAGACCAGCTCGGCGACCGCGAGTGCCGCGAATCCCGCGAGCAGCCCGCTCAGCGCTCCGAGCGGCAGACGGACCACGAGCCGGGGAGAAGTCGTCATATCGCTGATTCGAACCCACCGCGTCTGCTTTTGCCTGACCCGTCGGGCTACTGGGACCGGATGCCACCCGCATGCGCCATTCGACCGTGCCTGGGCGGGCCCAGCGCCTCACCGGCGCCGGACCCGCCCGCGGTGGCTGCCAGGGGCCACTACTTCGGGGGCATGAGGACCGTGTCGACGATGTTGACGGTGGCGTTGGCCGTGGGGACACTTCCGCACACGATCTTTGAGGTGCCGTTGACCGTGATGCTGTCCCCGGAACCGGCCGTGGTGAGCGTGCCGCCCTCCAGCGTCTTGAACGAGCCCTTGTACAGCTGCTGCTGTGTCAGCTTCTCGCCGACGACGTGGTAGGTCAGCACCTTGGTGAGCTGGGCCTTGTCGGCGAGGAGCTTGTCGAGATCCGCCTTCGGGATCTTCGCGAACGCTTCGTTGGACGGAGCGAACACGGTGATGTTCTTCGCGTTGTTGAGGGTGTCGACGAGTCCGGCCTTCTTAACCGCGGCCGTCAGGGTCGACAGCTCCGGGTTGTTCGACGCAGCGGTCGCCACCGGATCCTTCGCCATACCCGTCAGACTGCCGGAACCTTCCTTGGGCACCGATGCGCAGGCCGGCCCGTAGGGATCGGCTGGGGCACTCGCGGTGTCCGCGAACGCCTGCGGGGCCATCACGCCGAGCGTGACCGGCAGAATCACTGCGGAGGCACCGGAGATCACGGTGCGCGACAAACGAAGGCTCTTCACGAGATGATTCCTCCTCTGCGGTGGGCAGCAGCCCACGAGAGTCAGGTGGAGTGTGCGACGGCCAGAGGGGCCACATGGTGGTGTCTTCTCCTCAGCCGGTTCGCCGATTGCCTCTCGGACGGCTGCGAAGCCACCACGGTCACGTCTCTCATCGTTACAGAAACATGCGTCTCCCGCCTCTCCGGAGCGAAGGGCACTGCCGTCCGCGTCCTCGTGGTCCCCGTCCGGCAGCGGCTGGTCCGGTTGAGCGGGTTTCCGGGGTTCTGGTACCCATCCTTTGCGGGGGCAGCTCCGAATCATCTGTGACAGGCCGATGGCCGGGGCGTCCGGTGCCCTCGTGCCGGGCGGATGTCGGTGAGCTGGGGCCGGAGGGCCGCATGATGGCAGTCACGCATGGACGGCACGTGCCGCGGGCGCGCGTCAGGCTCGACGAGCACGTGCCGGTGGATCACCGTCTGAGCCGCGTCTATCGCGCCGGGGCCGGAATCTTCGGAGCATTCCTTATCGCGTTCGGTGTCCTTGGTCTGATGCACCGGATCGGCTTCTTCGGTACCGGAGGTGACACCGTCATCGGTCTGAACACGAACGGGGCCCTGAGCACCCTGTCCATCGTGTTCGGCGCCCTGTTGCTGGTCGGGGCGATCGTCGGCGGGAACCGCGCGTCCACCCTCAACATGATCATCGGTATCGGGTTCGTCCTCAGCGGCTTCGTGAACCTCGCCCTGCTCGGGACCGACTACAACGTTCTCGCCTTCCAGTTGCAGAACGTCATGTTCAGCTTCGTCGTCGGCGTCGTGCTGATGACCTTCGGGATGTATGGCCGGGTCAGCGGGCGCCTTCCCCACGACAACCCCTACTGGAAGGCACGTAACCCGGGCAGCTAGTACTCCAGTCTGGTTTCGTGGCCTATCCAGCAGGTTCGTCGAGAGACCGCCGACGGTAGTGGCTGCGCCGGGCTGTTGCCTGGTGGCGTCTGCGCCAGATGGACCAGTGCAGCAGCCTGGCTGCGGTCGCGGCTGGCGGAGCGAAGACCGCGGTGAGCAGATGGCGGATCTCGGGGACGGTCAGGGAGATCGGGTCGCTGTCCTGAGTCGGGAAGTTCCGGCCAGCGGGTCGGCCGGGGGCCGCGTCGGCGGCGACGGCGGTCAGGAAGGCCAGGGCGAGCATGGCGAGCGTGATGTGCCGGTGCCACGATGTCCAGTGCCTGACCTGATAGTGGTCGAGTCCGACCTGGCCCTTGGCGGCCTGGAAACACTCCTCGATGCTCCAGCGGACACCGGCGACGCGGACGAGTTCGGCCAGTGTCGCGGTGGTGGGTGACCAGCACAGGTAGAAGGCGAGTTCGCCGGTGGTCCGGTTGCGGCGGATCAGCAGGTGGCGGTGACTTCCGGTGCCGATGTGGATCCAGGCCCAGTCGTAGTGGCGGTAGCCTTTCGCGCCTCTTCCGGCGCTGTGTCGTTGCCAGGCCGTGGCGGGCAGGCGCCCGGCGACGGTGTCCGCGCGGACTGTGGTGCGGCCGTGATTGATCCTCACCCGGGCCGAACAGGCGACGGCCAGCACGTAGCCGGTGCCGCGTGCTTCCAGAACGGTCCGCAGGTGGGGGTCCTGGCCGTAGGCTTCGTCGCCGGTCACCCAGGAGGCGGCGATCCCGGCGTCCAGCGCGGCGGTGATCATCTCCCCGGCCAGGCGGGGCTTGGTCGCGAACTCCACCGTCTCGGGTATTCCTGCCTCACGGCGG
The nucleotide sequence above comes from Streptomyces sp. NBC_01116. Encoded proteins:
- a CDS encoding molybdopterin-dependent oxidoreductase, with the protein product MTTSPRLVVRLPLGALSGLLAGFAALAVAELVSVAVRPEAGPLTAVGGAVVDRTPTPVKDWAIRHFGEDDKLVLQLGILAALAALAIVLGVVALRFRRAGAAGVLIFGVIGAAAALTRPDSSGFTDALPSVVGAVVAAALLYYLIGRLTQPPRAGRTTADPDRGAGWDRRGFVIGASAAAVTSLGVGALGRYLTGNASQAAVKSRNAVRLPAPASPAPPLPPGTQLKVPGISRFTTSNKAFYRVDTALVVPKVDADTWRLRIHGKGVTRPVTLTFEDLLRRELIERDITLTCVSNEVGGPYVGNARWLGVRLADVLAEAGVRPPSKGGPADQLVSRSVDGMTLGSPVEAAMDGRDAMLAVGMNGQPLPFTHGFPVRMIIPGLYGYVSACKWIEDIELTTFADYDPYWVKRTWARKAPIKTESRIDVPKPLSRSEAGTVMVAGVAWAQHRGIDRVQVRVDDGPWQDADLATEATIDTWRQWSYPWKATSGSHTLTVRATERGGRVQTEKRTGTVPDGASGWPSVVVTID
- a CDS encoding fasciclin domain-containing protein encodes the protein MKSLRLSRTVISGASAVILPVTLGVMAPQAFADTASAPADPYGPACASVPKEGSGSLTGMAKDPVATAASNNPELSTLTAAVKKAGLVDTLNNAKNITVFAPSNEAFAKIPKADLDKLLADKAQLTKVLTYHVVGEKLTQQQLYKGSFKTLEGGTLTTAGSGDSITVNGTSKIVCGSVPTANATVNIVDTVLMPPK
- a CDS encoding DUF4383 domain-containing protein, with the translated sequence MMAVTHGRHVPRARVRLDEHVPVDHRLSRVYRAGAGIFGAFLIAFGVLGLMHRIGFFGTGGDTVIGLNTNGALSTLSIVFGALLLVGAIVGGNRASTLNMIIGIGFVLSGFVNLALLGTDYNVLAFQLQNVMFSFVVGVVLMTFGMYGRVSGRLPHDNPYWKARNPGS